In the Acidobacteriota bacterium genome, one interval contains:
- a CDS encoding valine--tRNA ligase, producing MPHELPKAYEPGAIEQRWADYWVAEKLFSTRTPAATGVHGGDAPRPVFTLLLPPPNVTGKLHMGHMLNHTEMDIIVRWHRMRGFITLWLPGTDHAGIATQMMVERQLAAEGIKRRDMGRDAFIERVWQWKQLYGGAIQQQMRRLGDSVDWEREYFTMDERLSKAVIEAFVRLHEDGLIYRGKYIVNWCPRCLTAISDLEVVHEETLGKLYEIKYPLVEAKPGEKGFIAVATTRPETMLGDTAVAVNPTDERYTHLHGKRALVPLVNREVPIITDDWANPEFGTGAVKVTPAHDPNDFQIGLRHLLPQLDVMDEAGRINENGGAYAGHDRFEARDKIVEDLRAQGLLAAVKDHALSIGKCDRCKTIVEPRLSTQWFIRVAPMAEKAIEVVMRNEITFVPEQYSKTYFEWMRNIHDWCISRQLWWGHRIPAWHCKDCKHIEVARTQPEKCSKCNSWKLEQDTGVLDTWFSSGLLPFTTLGWPEKTRDLDVFYPTSLLITGFDILFFWVARMIMLGCYFMKDHAAGSVPFRAVYIHALVRDAERQKMSKTKGNVLDPIEVIEKYGTDAVRFTLAAMAAPGTDIAFNESRTEGYRAFANKIWNAARFMFMNVDRAAEAGVWSLKEFQTRGIAAEFTGDAAGHQTEEQAQPRSLADRWIVSRFNQAAQQANDALAHYRFHEAAAVVYEFFWGEFCDWYLELVKLSLGDDAPAATRRLALANFVGLFEGALRLLSPFMPFITEEIWQALYDGHPPLKSVALAAYPQAAAAHIDLQAEAEFAVLRDLIASIRNIRAEMKIEPKQKAPVEIFAETATRRLVEENRAAIEKLAGVDAITFVKNSLANAAGARSSTRFDVRVIYEKQIDVASERERLTRELKKLEAELANAHRQLGNEQFLAKAPANVVAGIRRRQAELDVLIEKARGALGALQ from the coding sequence ATGCCTCACGAACTCCCGAAAGCATATGAGCCGGGCGCCATCGAACAGCGCTGGGCGGATTATTGGGTAGCGGAGAAGCTCTTCTCCACCCGGACGCCCGCCGCCACAGGTGTGCACGGCGGCGACGCGCCACGTCCAGTTTTCACGCTGCTGTTGCCGCCGCCGAACGTGACCGGCAAGCTGCACATGGGCCACATGCTGAACCACACGGAGATGGACATCATCGTCCGCTGGCACCGCATGCGCGGCTTCATCACGCTGTGGCTTCCCGGGACCGACCACGCCGGCATCGCCACGCAGATGATGGTGGAGCGCCAGCTTGCCGCCGAGGGCATCAAGCGCCGCGACATGGGGCGCGACGCGTTCATCGAGCGCGTGTGGCAGTGGAAGCAGCTTTATGGCGGGGCCATCCAGCAGCAGATGCGGCGGCTCGGCGATTCGGTCGATTGGGAGCGCGAGTACTTCACCATGGACGAGCGGCTCTCGAAGGCCGTGATCGAGGCGTTCGTCCGGCTGCACGAAGATGGGCTGATCTACCGCGGGAAGTACATCGTGAACTGGTGTCCGCGATGCTTGACGGCGATCAGCGACCTCGAAGTCGTCCACGAAGAGACGCTGGGGAAACTCTACGAGATCAAGTACCCGCTTGTTGAAGCGAAGCCCGGTGAAAAAGGTTTCATCGCCGTCGCGACCACGCGTCCGGAGACGATGCTGGGCGACACGGCCGTGGCGGTGAATCCGACGGACGAGCGCTACACGCATCTTCACGGCAAGCGCGCGCTGGTCCCACTGGTGAACCGCGAAGTCCCCATCATCACCGACGACTGGGCGAATCCGGAGTTTGGAACCGGCGCCGTAAAAGTCACGCCCGCGCACGATCCCAACGACTTCCAGATCGGACTGCGACACCTGCTGCCGCAGCTCGATGTGATGGATGAAGCCGGACGCATCAACGAGAACGGCGGCGCGTATGCCGGACACGACCGCTTCGAGGCGCGCGACAAGATCGTGGAAGACCTGCGCGCGCAAGGCCTGCTCGCCGCGGTGAAAGACCACGCGCTCTCCATCGGCAAATGCGACCGTTGCAAGACCATCGTCGAGCCGCGGCTCTCCACCCAGTGGTTCATCAGAGTCGCGCCGATGGCGGAGAAGGCCATCGAGGTGGTGATGCGCAACGAGATCACGTTCGTCCCGGAGCAATACTCGAAGACGTATTTCGAGTGGATGCGCAACATCCACGATTGGTGCATCTCGCGGCAACTGTGGTGGGGACATCGCATCCCGGCATGGCACTGCAAGGACTGCAAGCACATCGAAGTCGCGCGCACGCAGCCGGAAAAATGTTCAAAATGTAACAGCTGGAAATTAGAACAAGACACCGGCGTGCTCGACACCTGGTTCTCCTCCGGCCTGCTGCCCTTCACCACGCTGGGCTGGCCGGAGAAGACGCGCGACCTGGACGTGTTTTATCCCACGTCGCTGCTCATCACCGGCTTCGACATCCTGTTCTTCTGGGTCGCGCGCATGATCATGCTGGGCTGCTACTTCATGAAGGACCACGCGGCGGGCAGCGTGCCGTTCCGCGCGGTGTACATCCACGCGCTGGTGCGCGATGCCGAGCGGCAGAAGATGTCGAAGACCAAAGGCAACGTGCTCGATCCCATCGAAGTGATCGAGAAATATGGCACCGACGCGGTGCGCTTCACCTTGGCTGCGATGGCTGCGCCCGGCACCGACATCGCGTTCAACGAATCACGCACCGAAGGTTATCGCGCCTTCGCCAACAAGATATGGAACGCGGCGCGCTTCATGTTCATGAACGTGGACCGCGCCGCCGAGGCCGGAGTGTGGTCGCTGAAAGAGTTTCAGACGCGCGGCATCGCCGCGGAATTCACTGGCGACGCTGCGGGACATCAGACTGAAGAACAGGCCCAGCCGCGCTCGCTCGCCGACCGCTGGATCGTCTCGCGCTTCAATCAGGCGGCGCAGCAAGCCAACGACGCGCTCGCGCACTATCGCTTCCACGAGGCTGCCGCCGTGGTCTACGAATTCTTCTGGGGCGAGTTCTGCGACTGGTACCTCGAGCTGGTGAAGCTGAGCCTGGGCGACGACGCGCCGGCAGCGACGCGGCGTCTCGCGTTGGCAAACTTCGTGGGGCTGTTCGAGGGCGCGCTGCGGCTGCTCTCACCCTTCATGCCGTTCATCACGGAAGAGATCTGGCAGGCGCTTTACGACGGCCATCCGCCGTTGAAGTCGGTGGCCCTGGCGGCGTATCCGCAGGCCGCGGCCGCGCACATCGACTTGCAAGCCGAAGCGGAGTTCGCGGTGCTGCGCGATCTGATCGCGAGCATCCGCAACATCCGCGCGGAGATGAAGATTGAGCCCAAGCAGAAGGCGCCGGTCGAGATCTTTGCCGAAACCGCCACGCGCAGGCTGGTGGAAGAGAATCGCGCGGCCATCGAGAAGCTCGCCGGCGTGGACGCGATCACGTTCGTGAAAAACTCTTTGGCCAACGCCGCGGGTGCGCGCTCGAGCACGCGCTTCGATGTCCGCGTGATCTATGAGAAGCAGATCGATGTGGCCTCCGAGCGCGAGCGGCTGACGCGAGAGTTGAAGAAGCTGGAGGCGGAACTGGCCAATGCGCATCGCCAGTTGGGAAATGAGCAATTCCTCGCCAAGGCTCCGGCGAACGTGGTCGCGGGCATCCGGCGCCGCCAGGCGGAGCTGGATGTGCTGATCGAGAAAGCGCGCGGAGCGCTGGGCGCGTTACAGTAG
- the nadC gene encoding carboxylating nicotinate-nucleotide diphosphorylase, translated as MDWSSRRITAILENALREDSATRDATTYAVIDPTQRASGTILAKEDCVLAGLGVVGRILEVFGQLDGTVVAHPEVTTHGEIFDGVRLHKGQQIAVIRHNARVILSCERVILNALQRMSGIATLTRKFVDTVTGTKARILDTRKTVLGMRVLDKYAVRCGGGMNHRLDLSDGVLIKNNHIALAGGIAPALERALRNRRGSSPIEIEVRSLDEVETALEHGAEAILLDNMEVKEVRRAVQRCEKHSRRIPIECSGGIKLENVRAYAETGVDYISVGALTHSSRAVDLSLRVLPA; from the coding sequence ATGGACTGGTCGAGCCGAAGGATAACCGCGATCCTCGAGAACGCGTTGCGCGAAGACAGCGCGACGCGCGATGCGACCACGTACGCCGTCATCGATCCCACGCAGCGTGCGAGCGGGACGATCCTCGCAAAAGAAGATTGCGTGCTCGCCGGCCTGGGCGTGGTCGGGCGCATCCTGGAAGTGTTTGGCCAGCTGGATGGGACGGTGGTGGCGCATCCTGAGGTCACCACGCACGGCGAGATCTTCGATGGCGTGCGTTTGCACAAAGGCCAGCAGATCGCGGTGATCCGCCACAACGCGCGCGTGATCCTGAGCTGTGAGCGCGTGATCCTGAACGCGCTGCAGCGCATGAGTGGCATCGCCACCCTTACCCGCAAATTCGTGGACACCGTTACCGGGACCAAGGCGCGCATCCTCGATACGCGCAAGACCGTGCTCGGCATGCGCGTGCTGGATAAGTACGCCGTGCGTTGCGGTGGCGGGATGAATCACCGCCTTGATCTTTCCGACGGCGTGCTCATCAAGAACAATCATATCGCGCTCGCCGGCGGCATCGCGCCGGCCCTGGAGCGCGCGTTGCGCAACCGCCGGGGCTCTTCGCCCATCGAGATCGAGGTACGCTCGCTCGATGAAGTGGAGACAGCGCTCGAGCACGGCGCCGAGGCCATCCTGCTCGACAACATGGAAGTGAAAGAAGTGCGCCGCGCGGTGCAACGGTGCGAGAAACATTCACGCCGCATCCCCATCGAGTGCTCCGGCGGCATCAAACTGGAGAACGTCCGCGCGTACGCCGAGACGGGCGTGGATTACATCTCGGTCGGCGCGCTCACGCACTCGTCGCGGGCGGTGGATCTAAGCCTGCGCGTGCTGCCGGCATAG
- a CDS encoding YceI family protein has translation MKIRKSLLFIAFVSLALGSSSTISTIALAEDYKIDKAHSQAGFAVKHLMISNVNGRFTDFDGLITYDPKDITKSAVKVTIKTASITTDNAQRDNDLHSSEFLDVAKFPEMTFQSAKVEKRGDQYVLIGDLTLKGVTKRVEIPFTFSGPITDPWGNTRIAAEGSTTINRRDFGVTYNRAMQDGRAVVGDQVKISLNVEGVKPKAK, from the coding sequence ATGAAGATCCGCAAGTCACTTCTCTTTATCGCGTTCGTCAGCCTCGCGCTCGGCAGCTCCAGCACCATCAGTACCATCGCCCTGGCCGAGGATTACAAGATCGATAAAGCGCACTCCCAGGCCGGCTTCGCGGTGAAGCACCTGATGATCTCGAACGTGAATGGGCGCTTCACCGATTTCGACGGCCTTATCACGTACGATCCCAAGGACATCACCAAGTCCGCCGTGAAGGTCACGATCAAGACGGCGAGCATCACCACCGACAACGCCCAGCGCGACAACGACCTGCATAGCTCCGAGTTCCTCGACGTCGCGAAATTCCCCGAGATGACGTTTCAGAGCGCCAAGGTGGAGAAACGCGGCGACCAGTACGTGCTCATCGGCGACCTCACGCTCAAGGGCGTGACCAAGCGAGTGGAGATCCCCTTCACCTTCAGCGGGCCGATCACCGACCCGTGGGGAAACACGCGCATCGCCGCAGAAGGTTCCACGACCATCAACCGGCGCGATTTTGGCGTGACCTACAACCGCGCCATGCAGGATGGGAGAGCTGTCGTCGGCGACCAGGTAAAGATCAGCCTGAACGTGGAAGGCGTGAAGCCGAAGGCGAAGTAG